A genomic window from Lotus japonicus ecotype B-129 chromosome 1, LjGifu_v1.2 includes:
- the LOC130711967 gene encoding uncharacterized protein LOC130711967 gives MNQPAHREWMYNRVLPNRAGLSDAFYVGVETFISHACGLDQFLKTRTIRCPCVKCDCRKMQTADEVRVHLYRKGFRPNYFYWTSHGEEFPQPTPVTVQQQSIPNLDQEQTVYEENFNSYESMVMDAAGPSLAQCYQESRDETPNKETQDFYDLLAATESPLFEGCSSHSELSASLQLLTIKAEHNISQEAFNKIVQFCRETWPSDNRMPPNYYRTKKLVERCGENRYILKKSSYGKVNEVARNRMWYLPLAPRLQRLYSSPATASHMRWHFDNVREEGVLVHPSDGEAWKDFDKTHKDFAKEPQNVRLGLCADGFSPFNIKGKPYSCWPVIVTPYNLPPSMCMKEEYLFLTIIIPGPKPPHKGKIDVFLQPLINELKMLWEVGVTTYDVSLKQNFQMRAALMWTVNDFPAYAMLSAWSTAGSLEDYLVLIVWNTPKPNGLSMVRRYHFLIVTDAFCRRIIHIEGTRTILLKISKNLICP, from the exons ATGAATCAGCCTGCACATAGAGAATGGATGTATAATAGGGTTCTACCTAATCGAGCGGGGCTTTCAGATGCTTTTTATGTGGGTGTTGAAACTTTTATTTCACATGCTTGTGGATTAGATCAATTTCTGAAGACGAGAACAATTAGATGCCCATGTGTGAAGTGTGATTGTAGAAAAATGCAAACCGCAGATGAGGTGAGGGTTCATTTATATAGGAAAGGGTTTAGGCCGAATTATTTTTACTGGACGTCACATGGAGAAGAATTTCCTCAACCAACTCCTGTAACAGTTCAACAACAATCGATTCCAAATTTGGATCAAGAACAAACTGTGTATGAAGAAAACTTTAATTCTTACGAGTCAATGGTAATGGATGCTGCCGGTCCAAGTCTTGCTCAGTGCTACCAGGAAAGTAGAGATGAGACACCTAATAAAGAGACCCAAGATTTCTATGACCTTTTGGCTGCAACAGAATCTCCTTTGTTTGAGGGCTGCTCTAGTCACTCAGAGTTATCAGCTTCACTACAATTGCTTACAATTAAGGCAGAGCATAATATATCTCAAGAAGCTTTTAATAAAATTGTACAGTTTTGTAGAGAAACTTGGCCCTCAGATAATCGCATGCCACCAAATTATTACAGAACAAAAAAGTTGGTTGAAAG atgTGGGGAAAATCGATATATATTGAAGAAAAGCAGTTATGGTAAGGTAAATGAGGTTGCCAGAAACCGAATGTGGTACTTGCCTCTTGCACCAAGGTTGCAAAGATTGTATTCTTCTCCTGCTACTGCTAGTCATATGAGATGGCATTTTGATAATGTTAGGGAAGAAGGTGTATTGGTTCATCCTTCTGATGGAGAGGCGTGGAAAGATTTTGATAAAACACATAAAGACTTTGCTAAAGAACCTCAAAATGTCAGACTTGGTTTATGTGCTGATGGATTTAGTCCATTCAACATTAAGGGTAAGCCTTATTCATGCTGGCCTGTAATTGTCACTCCTTATAACTTGCCTCCTTCAATGTGTATGAAAGAAGAATATTTGTTCTTGACTATAATCATTCCTGGCCCTAAGCCTCCTCATAAGGGAAAAATAGATGTCTTCTTGCAACCATTGATAAATGAACTTAAAATGCTATGGGAAGTTGGTGTTACTACATATGATGTCTCATTAAAGCAAAACTTTCAAATGAGGGCTGCGTTGATGTGGACCGTTAATGATTTTCCAGCTTATGCAATGTTATCAGCTTGGTCGACTGCTGGAAGCCTGGAAGATTATCTTGTCCTTATTGTATGGAACACTCCAAAGCCAAATGGCTTAAGCATGGTAAGAAGATATCATTTTTTGATTGTCACCGATGCTTTTTGCCGACGGATCATCCATATCGAAGGAACAAGAACAATTTTACTAAAAATAAGCAAGAATTTGATCTGCCCCTGA